The sequence AGACTGGCCCACTGAGGCCAGAGGATGAAAAGGATTTACAGAGTTCCAGGGGTGACCGGGACGGAGCGGAGGCTGGGGTTCCTGGAGTCCCAGCTCCGAGTCTTCTCCCTCCGACCCCTGGAGGTCTTAGCCCGGGCCCCCCGGGACCCACTGGGGTGCTGAGGTGCCCTGTCATCGGCTCAGGAAACTTCCACACTCGGACGTGACTTTTTCGCTGTATCGTTCATGGCCGTCTCCTCAGCCCCTAGAACAGTGCCCGGCGCACAGTAGGTGCGCAATAAATACCTATTGCACGAATGGGAAGGAGCATTTGGTGGAGGGGTGGTGTGCAGGCTGTCATCTGAGTCTCCGAGGGGGCTGTGTTCAGAAAGGATCTGGCCCCCTACGTCTCCATCCCAGTGGCATCACGGCGATGGGACAGGGTGGGAAAATGACTAGCCCCCCTGGATCCCAGGCCCCCCTCCTGTCTCTCCCCCCAACACCAAAGCCCCAACTTCCCGCATCTCAGTAACCCCCCCTCCCGCAAAACCATTTTCCCgattaagttaatttttttctcattccccctcctccctcctctccgtTTCTCTGAAAAGGGTTTCCGGAACCTCTCCTggggcaggggtgtgtgtgtgtaggggaccTTCACTTCTCATCGGGAGCTTGCAGCCTGATACCCCTGGGAAAGAAGGGGAGGGCGGGCACACTatcagccaggacaggcagcctTGGCCACTCTGGGGCGTGggaacagaggcagagacagggaggggagagggagctcaGGATGGCCCCAGCGCtgactcactggctgtgtgaccctaggctggtcacttgacctctctggtgACCGCCCTGGACTAGGGCCTGGGATCATTCCCAGAGGTCCTTCCGGCTCAAGCCCGCTCGTCACCCTTTTCCCAGGATGGGCAAGAGGCTCCTGTTATGTAATCCCACAGACCCTTGTGCTTCTTCCGTCATAGTATTCCTTCAAAATAAATCCCAAAGCTGACCACTGCTCCCTGCTCGCTCTGCCGCCCACGCCGGGTCCAGCGGCCAGCATCTCCCACGGGACTACTGCAGGCACCTCCCGGGGTCCCCGCTTACGCCCTTACTTCCCATATTCTGTGCCCCACTCAGCAGCCAGCGGGATCCTGTGAACATTTAAGTCAAATCACATCCCTCCTCTGCCAAGAGCCCTCTCGCAGCCCCCCTTATCTCAGAGTACAAGGCAGAGTCCTCACCAGGACTTACGAAGCCCCAAAAGATCGGCCTCTGTCCCTTGCCAgactcccctcccaccctctcgccctccctctgctccagccacaccgcTGGACTTGGCCGTCCCTCGGAATTCAGGCTCTGTCTTATACCAGGGCTTTgcactgctgttccctctgtgtgCAACGCTCTTCCCCCTGATCGGGGCCTGGACAGACTGTGGGCACAAATCTCTGTCGAACGAATGAATAAATATCCTTCCATTTGTCCTGAGCCCCCGTCCCCAGCCTGCCCAGCTCACAGCTGCTCCAGCCAGACTGCCCCGTCACCCTTCCCTTGGGTTctgactttctcttcttcctcagtcCTGACTTGGAGAGTGCTGTTTATCTAGGGACTCAGAATTGCTCCGTCATGCCCTCTCTCCCCGTATCACCAGGAGCTTCCAAGGGCGAAAGTGATCACTCCACTCCCAGGGAATTTCTCCTTCCACTTTCCCCTTGAATCACAAAGAGATCCCCTTGTTGGAAataatccttttttctctttttgtctttaccTTCTGGAAGCCAAATATTTGACTTAATTAActggtcccctcctccaggaagccctccttgaccTCCAGACTGGGGTCAGATGCCCGTTTGGGCTCCCCCAGTCCCTGAGCTGCCCTGTGTGAGCTCTGCCCACTCTGGGTCACGACCCCCTGGGGACAGATCTGTCTCCCTCATTGGAGTGGCAGCCcgtgagggcagggccagggctgtcACTCGTCACCTCCGTGTCACCGGCAccacccagcccagggctgggtaCAGTTCAGCTGAATTGTTAGGGGGTCATGGTGGAGGATGATGGTTGACCCGTGACACACCAACCTcactgttttcctattttttatattcttatgAATATTAATATGGACGTATTTACATAAATTTGCATACACCGGCCCCAGAGGGAAGAGGGTGTGAGATGAGATTTGAGGAGGGGGCTCTGCGTGATGTGAGGTTCACTGTGCCGGCGGCAGCATCTTCAGCTGCACCTGGTCCCCCTGGGCCAGCGGAGCTGCCGCCCAGCCAGCCGCCACGGCCTTGGCCACATTGTTCCTCTTGGAAGCGAGTGGGGTCTCCAGGGTAAGGGAGGCGTTGGCCATCTCCTGGGGCTTGTCACTGGCCAGGAAGCGGATGAGGTTGTGCAGGGCGTTGGCCACGTCGCCGCGGGTGCCCTCGTTGACGAGGCAGTAGAGGATGGGGTCAGCCACGCAGTTGAGGCTGGTGAAGGCCAGCGAGCTGTGATATGCGGAGAAGACACGCTCCTCGAAGCCGCAGTCCCAGGGGCGGCCCAGGTAGACGGCGCTGCGCGAGAGCAGGAGCACGTGGTAGGGCGCGAAGCAGACCAGCACGATGGCAATGAGGCTGAGGGCCAGCCGCTTGATCTTGGCCTTCTCCTGGCGCTCGGTGGACACGCTGACCCGCACGGCCCGCAGGATGCCACGGTAGGACAGCAGCATGAGGGCCCACGGGAAGAGGAAGCCCACGAAAACGCGGTAGAGGTTCATCCAGGCCACCCAGCCCTCCATGGGGAACTTCTCGAAGCAGAAGGTGTGGTTGTAGCGGTCCCGGAAGAGCTCGTCATGGAACAGGGGCGCCGAGTTGGCACCCAGCTCGGTGGCCCAGACCACGGAGCTCACGGCCACGGCCGTCTTGACACGGCGCAGGCGGGCAAACCGCAGCGGGTGGGCCACGGCCAGGTAGCGGTCCACGGAGATGCAGCACAGGAAGGCGATGCTGATGTAGATGTTGGTATAGAAGACGAACCCGAAGAGCTTGCAGGAGCCGGGGCCGTGGATCCAGTTGTCGTGGTGCAGGAAGTAGTCCACCCACAGCGGCAGCGTGCAGATGTACAGCAGGTCGGCGATGCTGAGGTTCATCAGGTACACGCCCAGCTCGTTGCGTTGCCGCACCTGGCGGTAGGCGGCCCACAGGGCCAGGCAGTTGGTGGGCAGCCCCACCCCGATGACAAAGATATAGAGGGACGGCGGGAAGAGGTGGTCCACACGTGAGTCCACATGGCAGCCCTCCCACGTGCGGTTGCCCATCCTCGGCACTGGGGCTTTCGAGGCACTTCCCCTGGCCCACGGGGGCTGTGGGGCCACGGGGGGCGGGAAGCCATCGGGCCCCCTGAGCCCCCTCCTTGGAGGCTCAGGGTAACATGGTGGGAGCTCCGAGGGGAAGAAATGAGATCGACCGAGAATCGTGGGCAAAGCGGGGCACGGAGGGTAGAGCTTGAGAGGGGAAAGTTGGAGGAAGGATAGAATTACAACAGGAGGGGTGTTTGGGGGGATGGCAGGATTAACAAAGAGCTTTGTCAAGGAGGTGTTTACAGACGCAATCAGAGCATAAATGAGGGAGTATTGGGGTGACACAAAAATTGGCTGACGGGAACGTTTATAGATGAGATGGCGGCATCAGTGGGCAGTGGTGAGAGAAAGATTTTTGTAGTTGATACAGGAAGTAAGTGTAATGGTGGGGTGGAATGTCCTAGAAGACACATGAAATATATGGGATAGTGTTGAGCTAGGGCAGACTGTGGTTAGGGAGTGTTGAAAAGATCAGGCAAGGTGAATGGGGGTGCTGGTATCTCCTAGGACCCCAGTAAGAAATAGAGAGTAAGGTAACCAAAGAGAAGATTACAGAAAAAGGAGACGTCCTGTGGGGGGCGGCCAGAGAGGAAGGGCTCAGTCTGGGGATGTGGGAAGGGTTTTTAAGAAACAGGAAGGAGGTGAGTCAGGGTTAGATCAAAGGAAGGATAGGATGGAGGGGGATTtgaagggggcaggggaggggctccAGCTTGGTCCTGGTGGGGACTGAGCAGTTGAGAAGAAGTGGCCACACTCACAACTCAAAGCTGGCTTGGCAGGGCCTGCGGGGAGAGAGGACAGCAATGATGGGGTCACGGACCGCCCCCTTTTCCCCACACCCCTCACCGTAACTCCTGTGGGCTGCAGGGGGTGGACAACCCAACGATGCCTGATTGAGCCCCACTCTAAGCAAGATCTCTGAAAACACAGATTTGAGGTGCTGGATGTATATTTTATCCCTCGTAGGTGTTAAAGACCCAACTCAGATTTTAGAACTCCCTTCCAGAAACCATGTAAAACTGGTACAAATATCATATCATGCTTTGGGAACTGCTAAACGAGGCTAACCCCATCAATTCACAGGCAAGGAGAAGGGGCCCAGAGAAGCTGGGTCACTTCCCTCAAGGACGCACAGCAAGGCTGTGACTGAACCTGGGCTGGGACCAGCTTCCCACTCCTCAACCCGGACACCCCTTTCTtgacaatgatgatgacaatggtgaTAATAGCTAAAGTTTATTGAGTCCTACTACATCTCAGACCCTGTTCTCAACACTGTTATGggtattaattcattaaaatttcaaGGACCCCTTGAGGAAAGTACGTTATTTGCCCTATTcgacaaactgaggcacagtgcgGTTCCGAGACCTGTCCAAGGTCCTGACGAGGGAAGAGGGGAAAATCTCGGCCTTCGCCCCTTTTCTCCAGTCTGTGCATGTTTCCACCCAAGAATAAATGGACAGAGAAGGACCCTGGGCTGACAGCGGGGTCTGGGAGCCACAGCTgccagggggaagggaggagaggaggagctgCTGGACTCGATCAAGGTTGGGGAGCAGGGGGAGGCCCTGGGGTCAGCGCCTGCCGTCCCCTCCCTCAGGGACCACTCCCGTCATTGCCTCTTCTTACTCCCCTCTGGCTTCCCCGAGTGAGAACCTTGGGCCTGTCACCCCCTCGGTCCTGGGGAGACCTGAAAGCACAGGGCAGCGGACGGTCATGGACCAAGCCCCTGACCACCGTCAGCCCCGGAGGAAGGGGAGCAAAGTCCTGAATCAGAGGCATCTTCGGATCCAGGGATTTGCACAGATTTCGTTTTTCAGGCTGTGAAaactttaagaaacaaaacaagatctTCACTGGAAACCTCAACCAAGAAAGCCAAAAGGGAAAGCTGCTCTGTGCTCTGGATGAAatgaggtggggggagggaggccaCCTCTGGAGAATCCCCAGGACAacctttgaaaaccactggtggAGTCGATtggacagatgaggaagctgaggtccagagaggggaagggatgagcccaaagtcacacagcaggtccTTGGGAACCCCCCAGATGCCTGAGCATCCTTCCACGGGGAAGTCCTCTTGGCTCTGCCTACCTCCACAATAAATCCTGAATCCATGCATGTCTCCCTAaacccctgcccctgcctgctcTGTCCACCATCTGCTCTCGCTGGGACTCGTGCAGTAGCCTCCTTGCTGTTTTCCAGGCTGCCACTCTGGCGTCCTTCAACTCACTTCCCCCATGGCAGCCAGAAAGATCTTTCTAACATGGAAATCAGTTCTCGTTACTTCTCTCCTtgaaaccctccaatggcttgcCAATGGATTTGGGGTAAAAATCCCAGCTCCTTGCCCCAGGGGACAAGGTGCTGCCTGACTTTCTTGCCCACATGCCTCCCCCCTGCACCTAAGTAGGCTCAAGGTCAATGACCTTCTTTCCAGCTTCAAAACCTTTGCCCTACTGTACCCTCCACCTGGACGGCTCTTCCTGCGGATCTTCAGACCAGCTCCCTCATGTCCCTCACTTCCTCACAGAGGCCCTCCCTACCCAGAGtcccacctccccgccccccactcccAGGGCTCTCTCCTCACCTCGTATCTTgcttttgtctgtctgtctgtctagaGTGGACGTTCCAGGAAGGCAAGGACCTCGTGTTTACAGCTGTATCCCCAGcatacagtaggcgctcaataaatgacTGTGGACTGAAGGAACACGCGTTGGTCAGCCCATCCCCCAAGGCAGGCTCCCTCTCCCCTTGaggcagcacccccacccccccatcccccactTCAGGCTCAGATAAATCCCTGTGGGGTCCCAGGGAAAAAGTGAAAAGGGCAGAATCTATCCGCTCCATAATTGACTTTGAAAGGTCAGGGCTGAGTCCTGCTTAGTAAGTCCTACCCCCTGTGGGGTCCTCTGTGGCAGAGCGGCTGCCCCCATCCCAGACTCCCAGACAGGCTGCTGGATCCTGTGGGGACGGGGCAGAGGGAGCTTGCTCCTGGCCGGAACAGTGCAATCCAGTCCTTCCCTTCGAATCGaactccccccccccacacccgACCAAGTCGCTCAACACCCCTgtctcccctctctcttcccctcagtCTCCTCTGACCCTtggtctcctcctctgtctgcctttGGTCTCCCCATCCTCCTGTAACTCTGAGGAAATTCCTTCTCCTtcaggagcctcagtttcccctcctgacAGAACTTTTATGCGGGTCACATCACAGATAGGAAAAGCCTTGGTAGAACATGTGACCATCTATAAAGCGTGCAGTATTTGAACAATTATCATTGTTCCATGGGAACGGGGGAGCTGAGACAAGAAAGGAACCAGGAATGGGAGGATGCACTGAGAGCTGGGAGCTCCCTTTGCCCCACCCTCTCAGACCGTCTGGGTTCAGCTGAGGCTGGAGCCGGTCCACGGGCAGGGGACTTATTTCCCGCAGCCAGAGGAAATACACTTCCCATTACTAATTTCCTCGAGGGGGAACCAGTGGGGCgctcacccctccctcctcccgcccctcctcctcaACCCACCTGCTTCCTGGGGGTGCTGGGCATGGGGGGCACTCAGACAAGCCCTCTCTTCTCCCCCACCTAAGTTCTGCCCACCATTAAACCCCCAAAAGAGAGCCCAGAACGGCAGACCCTCAGAATTCCACAAGGCAACAGGCCCATGTGCGACAACGGGGGGTGCGAGGCTATTTCTGACCTCTTCCgggtacagatggggaaactgaggctcagagcggcAAGGCAGTTGTCTGAGTCACACGATGTGCCAAGCCTGGGCAGATCTCCCCTCGTTCTTAACTGAAGGGTTGCCCCTTCCCTGATTGGTTTCTCTCCTCACGCCCTGCCCTCCTGTAATTTTTCTCAGGTCTCTCTGGGGTCCTCGGCCCCACTTTGAGAATCTGCTGAAAGATACACGGACTTCCTCACCAGAGAAAAGAAAGTGACCTCGGTGTCTCACGTGCCCCTCCATCACCTGACTCCCTGGCCCGACCCCCTGGGGTCAGGACCTTCTCGACTTGAGGTGTAAGTTGCCTCCCTTACTCAGGCTTTCTTACCCCCAAATCTCACAGCCCTACAAGAAGCCAGCCTCCGGTCCCACAAGCCCCCCTCTTTGGTCCCTGCTGGCCCCTCCTAGAGGAGCAGGGGAGAGAGATAAGCCCGACTGTGACGAGATAGGGGGGCAGACAGGAAGCACTGGTCATGCCACAGCCCCAACTTGATGCCTCAGCTGCTCAGGCCAGATAAGTCCCTGTGCCCCACCGGCCAACCCGAAATCCAGCAAGACTGAAGGATTGGGGGGCATTAAGAGGACAAGAGGGGGAGAGGATGCAGCCTCTCACCTCCCCCGCTGCCCTTGGCTCACTCACCAGCCTCATCCTAGAAGCCACCAGGctgcctccccccgccccccacatcCCTCCTCTGCGGCCTCCTGCTTCCCCCCTCCCCTGGCAGCCCCCAGGGACCGGCCAGCTCCGGTCTGCTCATTAGGGGACGAAATGTGATCACCGCGCCTCGCTCCCCACCTGGTGCCCTGGCGGCTGGCGGAAACCAGGGGGCAGCCAGGCCACGCTGACCacccttctgggcctcagtttccccatttccaCCAAATGGGTCCCCAAGGCCCCCACACACCACACCACCTAGAAGGGACAGCAGAGTCGTCTGACTCTTTCCCCCGATGTTCTAGATTCTATTCTCTCCGGGTTCTATTGTTAGTCCGGTTCATGGTTTACTGTGCTATTCTTATAACCTTCCAGAGCTTTACCTCCCTTCCATTCTATTATGATTATCACCGCGGCTTCCCAGGCCCTTACCCTTCTAAGTTTCCAATATTCCAAGCGTCTCCCATCCCAAGAATCTCAAGTTCTATTGTTAGAACgctctaggattttttttttaaacattctgcGACTTTCATAATCTATTATTAAACACTCGGTGATTATTATCTTTGCCCAGCAAACGCGAAGAtgtgtttcccttttcttttttacacAAATGGGAACGTGCTCTCCAGATGGTGGACCTCACTTCCTTTTTTGCCCCCCTTCTCTGTTCTGTCTTTTTAACATTCCAGCAGCCTGAAATTCTGGGAGTGTGCGGAATTCCAAGACACTAAGGATTCGCAGGGGGTGGCGGTAGGGGTTAGAAGCCACTTGCCCCTAGCCCCTAAATTCTCACCGCCTGGGGGGAGGGCCACTAGGAGCTCAGGCTTCCTCCTTACCCCTT comes from Equus asinus isolate D_3611 breed Donkey chromosome 26, EquAss-T2T_v2, whole genome shotgun sequence and encodes:
- the GPR4 gene encoding G-protein coupled receptor 4; amino-acid sequence: MGNRTWEGCHVDSRVDHLFPPSLYIFVIGVGLPTNCLALWAAYRQVRQRNELGVYLMNLSIADLLYICTLPLWVDYFLHHDNWIHGPGSCKLFGFVFYTNIYISIAFLCCISVDRYLAVAHPLRFARLRRVKTAVAVSSVVWATELGANSAPLFHDELFRDRYNHTFCFEKFPMEGWVAWMNLYRVFVGFLFPWALMLLSYRGILRAVRVSVSTERQEKAKIKRLALSLIAIVLVCFAPYHVLLLSRSAVYLGRPWDCGFEERVFSAYHSSLAFTSLNCVADPILYCLVNEGTRGDVANALHNLIRFLASDKPQEMANASLTLETPLASKRNNVAKAVAAGWAAAPLAQGDQVQLKMLPPAQ